The following are from one region of the Osmerus mordax isolate fOsmMor3 chromosome 1, fOsmMor3.pri, whole genome shotgun sequence genome:
- the trnt1 gene encoding CCA tRNA nucleotidyltransferase 1, mitochondrial, whose product MWGRILNPRLIGKRIGSVCFTWSNRSLFTMQLKTKEFQSLFTDGLNGIAELFEKHQFELRIAGGAVRDLLSGKRPEDVDFATTATPEEMKSIFQAAGIRMINNKGEKHGTITARLHNENFEVTTLRVDVQTDGRHAEVEFTTDWQKDAERRDLTINSMFLGLDGTLYDYFKGNEDLKNRKVRFVGSAEQRIQEDYLRILRYFRFYGRVAEKPDEHDPDTLKAIKEHARGLAAISGERIWVELKKMVVGNHADHLLEVMYELGLAQYIGLPPEGNVEEMKQVCQRTKGRSPKPMTIISALFRTSEEVDKMDLRLKVSREEKNLVFFLIKHRRDLHKCQQEPGSLKPFTDFIIDSREVDAQSKVCELLKYQGEEKLLAGLSRWSIPRFPVSGHDLRKMGITSGKEIGTILQDLRDVWKLSHYEMVKEELLSHVNKS is encoded by the exons ATGTGGGGAAGAATCCTGAATCCACGTCTGATTGGCAAAAGAATAGGTAGTGTGTGTTTCACTTGGAGCAACAGAAGTCTCTTTACCATGCAATTGAAGACTAAGGAGTTCCAGTCTTTATTTACTGATGGACTTAATGGAATCGCAG AACTTTTTGAGAAGCACCAGTTTGAGCTGAGGATAGCTGGGGGTGCAGTACGTGACCTCTTGTCAGGGAAGAGGCCAGAGGATGTGGACTTTGCTACCACAGCCACTCCAGAGGAGATGAAGAGCATTTTCCAGGCAGCAGGGATCAGGATGATCAACAATAAAGGGGAGAAGCATGGGACTATCACTGCCCGA CTTCACAATGAGAACTTCGAGGTGACCACACTACGAGTGGATGTCCAGACAGATGGCCGGCATGCTGAGGTGGAGTTTACTACTGATTGGCAGAAAGATGCTGAACGCAGAGACCTCACCATAAACTCTATGTTTCTAG GGTTGGATGGAACTCTGTATGATTACTTTAAAGGGAATGAAGACCTCAAGAACCGAAAAGTTCGGTTTGTTGGCAGCGCTGAACAAAGGATTCAAGAAGACTACTTGAGGATACTGCGGTATTTCAG GTTTTATGGTAGGGTGGCAGAGAAGCCAGATGAACATGACCCTGACACCTTGAAGGCTATCAAGGAGCACGCTCGTGGGCTGGCAGCCATATCAGGGGAGCGCATCTGGGTGGAGCTGAAGAAGATGGTGGTGGGCAACCATGCTGATCACCTACTGGAGGTCATGTACGAGCTGGGCCTGGCTCAGTATATCG GATTACCTCCAGAGGGCAATGTGGAGGAGATGAAGCAAGTCTGTCAGCGTACGAAAGGCCGTTCTCCAAAGCCCATGACCATCATCTCTGCACTATTTAGAACctcagaggaggtggacaagatGGACCTGAGGCTGAAAGTgtccagggaggagaagaaccTGGTCTTTTTTCTGATCAAACACAGACGGGACCTCCACAAGTGCCAGCAGGAGCCCGGCAGTCTGAAACCCTTCACTGACTTCATCATAGAT AGTCGGGAGGTGGATGCCCAGAGTAAAGTGTGTGAGCTGCTCAAGtaccagggagaggagaagctcCTGGCAGGGCTCAGCAGGTGGTCCATCCCCCGCTTCCCCGTCAGTGGACACGATCTGAGGAAGATGGGCATCACCTCAGGCAAGGAGATAGGCACCATCTTACAGGATCTCAGAGATGTGTGGAAGTTGAGTCACTATGAGATGGTCAAAGAGGAGCTGCTAAGTCATGTTAACAAGTCATGA
- the arl6ip5a gene encoding ADP-ribosylation factor-like 6 interacting protein 5a: protein MAKVELTPLRLWDDFFPGWERFAKPDVKDLAKWNNRVVSNLLYYQTNYLAMAIIVFLIVGFLNPIGMFMGMAVVSLVFLGSVWAGENRAIIKNFKNQNPTMFVIAVMVASYFLMSLFGGVMVFMSGITFPLALIFAHASLRLRNMKNKLENRIEGAGLKKSPMGLLLEALGQQEEKLQKIQNFLESKLKE, encoded by the exons ATGGCCAAGGTAGAGCTGACACCGTTGAGACTATGGGACGATTTCTTCCCAGGTTGGGAACGTTTCGCCAAACCAGATGTAAAAGATCTAGCTAAATGGAACAACAGGGTTGTCAGTAACTTGCTCTATTACCAGACAAACTATTTGGCAATGGCCATTATTGTTTTCCTCATAGTTGG GTTTCTGAATCCCATAGGAATGTTCATGGGAATGGCAGTTGTGTCTCTGGTCTTCTTGGGTTCTGTGTGGGCTGGTGAGAATAGGGCTATCATCAAGAACTTCAAGAATCAGAATCCCACCATGTTTGTCATTGCTGTGATGGTAGCCAGCTACTTTCTCATGTCGCTCTTCGGGGGTGTCATGGTGTTCATGTCTGGTATCACCTTTCCTCTTGCCT TGATCTTTGCTCATGCATCGCTTCGCCTCCGCAACATGAAGAATAAACTGGAGAACAGGAttgagggggcggggctgaaGAAGTCCCCCATGGGACTCCTGCTGGAGGCACTGGGCCAACAGGAGGAGAAGCTGCAAAAGATCCAAAACTTCCTGGAGAGCAAATTAAAAGAGTGA